Proteins encoded within one genomic window of Gimesia chilikensis:
- a CDS encoding FG-GAP-like repeat-containing protein: MLRLTVVLLVLITIGLALWFAGVFEPDPSAQLKRGAHAFREQQYAEAKRELLPVLESPSHADDAAMLLAEIAIKEGDFQAAIQYYDRVPDNQSRDCFQARTRSGEYYLFQLKQLSLALNQFERAYQFFPDDGLILERLSFIYGLSTQTWKAVPIRIKLLQQKELNPVALYLLSMSDRSLENPQLFADYEQAAPHDPLVQLMLARLDVDEQKYAAAQQRLLKLIQIQPDLSQAQVLLGQTLLKLQVPNDFQKWQSELPEPVREHPDIWSVEGQWYQQQGDQQAAIRCFVQTLKRDATNPTACYQLGQLLKQTGDPQAAEQLLEYSRKLQNYEGLVKVVYGDKELPAAEKTVQLARELGLVWEAYGWSRAALLLDPYLSWAKQTIDELQGELKELPLVRTDPGRNPIRDLSLPESSKTTPDMVTQNSGKGAAKTDSQIAFTDVTTDAGIDFQYFNGHPWPETQHKMYEFTGGGVGVLDLNGDDWPDLYLTQGTRWPVDERATEYLDRIYLNQGDGTFRDVTKQTGIQENGFSQGVTIGDLNQDGFDDVYIGNIGLNRLYLNNGDGTFSEVEEARGSADDWTTSCLMADLNGDAAPEIYAVNYLSGADVFDRVCQNADGSSRSCMPLNFPAAQDQLYLNSKDGTLKKVTADSGIEVPAGKGLGIVAADFNGNGYPSLFIANDAVANFFFVNQGTEKLHFTEQALLSGLALNAQGRTEACMGIAAGDADADGLLDLFITNYYRETNTLYRQIGPDEFVDETQSANLAESSLYLLGFGTQFLDADLDGLQDLVIINGHVEDLRKTETPWQMRPQFLKNQGQGRFEELKADELGAFFQKPRLGRGMARLDWNRDGREEVAVSSLDQPVVLLENRTKDTGNRLVVRLTGTESNRNAIATTVRLKAGGQSLMRQLTAGDGYQASNERVLVFGLGPDQQVSELEVSWPSGLKQRFTGIAANQELHLIEGQAEPFRIRSYE, from the coding sequence TTGTTGCGACTGACTGTAGTTCTCCTGGTTTTGATCACGATCGGGCTGGCGCTCTGGTTCGCCGGAGTGTTCGAACCTGATCCGTCTGCACAATTGAAACGAGGCGCGCACGCCTTTCGTGAGCAGCAGTATGCTGAAGCGAAACGAGAACTGCTCCCGGTGCTGGAGTCTCCCTCACACGCTGACGACGCGGCAATGCTGCTCGCAGAAATTGCTATTAAAGAGGGCGATTTCCAAGCTGCGATTCAGTATTACGATCGCGTCCCCGATAATCAGAGCCGCGACTGCTTCCAGGCACGCACCCGTTCTGGAGAGTACTATCTGTTTCAGTTAAAGCAGCTGTCACTCGCCCTCAATCAGTTCGAGCGGGCCTACCAGTTTTTTCCCGATGACGGGCTGATTCTCGAACGGCTCTCGTTCATTTACGGCTTGTCAACGCAGACCTGGAAAGCAGTACCAATTCGCATCAAGCTGCTCCAGCAGAAAGAACTGAATCCCGTCGCACTGTATCTGCTGTCGATGAGTGACCGTTCATTAGAGAACCCGCAGCTCTTTGCCGACTACGAACAGGCCGCGCCTCACGATCCTCTCGTGCAACTCATGCTGGCCCGACTCGATGTGGATGAACAGAAATATGCGGCGGCGCAGCAGCGACTACTGAAACTGATTCAGATCCAGCCCGACTTGAGCCAGGCACAGGTGCTGCTCGGTCAGACTCTGCTTAAGTTACAGGTTCCCAATGACTTTCAAAAGTGGCAGTCTGAATTACCAGAACCAGTCCGCGAACACCCGGACATCTGGAGTGTCGAAGGGCAGTGGTACCAGCAGCAGGGAGATCAGCAGGCAGCGATTCGCTGCTTTGTGCAGACACTCAAACGGGATGCAACGAACCCTACCGCCTGTTATCAGCTGGGACAGCTGTTGAAGCAGACCGGAGACCCCCAAGCGGCGGAACAGCTGCTCGAATATTCCCGAAAACTACAGAATTACGAGGGACTGGTCAAAGTCGTTTACGGTGACAAAGAACTGCCCGCCGCTGAGAAAACCGTTCAACTGGCCCGCGAACTGGGGCTGGTCTGGGAAGCTTATGGCTGGAGCCGGGCCGCTTTGCTGCTCGACCCTTATCTCAGCTGGGCGAAACAGACCATAGACGAACTCCAGGGGGAACTCAAAGAACTGCCTCTGGTGAGAACGGACCCCGGACGGAATCCCATTCGTGATCTGTCCCTGCCGGAATCATCAAAAACAACTCCGGACATGGTAACTCAAAATTCCGGAAAGGGAGCTGCTAAAACTGATTCACAGATCGCGTTTACCGATGTTACCACGGACGCGGGGATTGACTTTCAATATTTTAACGGACACCCCTGGCCCGAGACGCAACACAAGATGTACGAGTTCACCGGCGGCGGAGTGGGAGTGCTCGATTTGAATGGGGATGACTGGCCCGATCTGTACCTGACGCAGGGCACGCGGTGGCCCGTTGATGAGCGGGCCACCGAATACCTCGATCGGATCTACCTGAATCAGGGTGATGGCACTTTCCGCGATGTGACAAAACAAACCGGTATCCAGGAAAACGGGTTCAGCCAGGGAGTCACAATCGGCGACCTGAACCAGGATGGTTTTGATGATGTTTATATCGGTAACATTGGTCTGAACCGTCTTTACCTGAATAACGGTGACGGCACGTTCTCCGAAGTGGAAGAGGCTCGCGGTTCCGCGGATGACTGGACTACGAGTTGTCTAATGGCGGATCTGAATGGCGATGCAGCTCCTGAAATCTATGCGGTCAATTATCTCTCGGGCGCGGATGTCTTTGACCGTGTCTGTCAGAATGCGGATGGGAGCAGTCGCTCGTGCATGCCCTTGAATTTCCCTGCTGCCCAGGATCAGCTCTATCTGAATTCAAAAGACGGTACCCTGAAAAAAGTCACCGCGGACTCCGGGATTGAAGTACCCGCCGGGAAAGGTCTGGGTATTGTCGCCGCCGACTTTAACGGTAACGGCTATCCCAGTCTGTTTATTGCCAATGATGCGGTAGCGAACTTCTTCTTCGTCAATCAAGGCACTGAAAAGCTTCACTTTACTGAGCAGGCCCTTTTGTCGGGCCTGGCTCTGAATGCCCAGGGACGTACTGAAGCCTGCATGGGCATTGCCGCCGGGGATGCAGACGCGGATGGTCTGCTGGATCTGTTTATCACCAACTATTATCGAGAGACGAATACGCTCTATCGGCAGATCGGCCCCGATGAATTCGTGGATGAAACCCAGTCCGCAAATCTGGCGGAATCGAGTCTGTACCTGCTCGGGTTCGGCACGCAGTTTCTGGATGCCGACCTGGATGGCCTGCAGGACCTGGTCATCATTAACGGGCATGTCGAAGATCTGCGCAAAACGGAGACACCCTGGCAGATGCGGCCCCAGTTTTTGAAAAATCAGGGGCAGGGGAGATTTGAAGAACTGAAGGCAGACGAACTGGGCGCGTTCTTTCAAAAACCACGACTGGGACGGGGCATGGCGCGGCTGGACTGGAACCGGGATGGTCGCGAGGAAGTTGCTGTGTCCAGTCTCGATCAACCGGTGGTATTACTGGAGAACCGGACAAAGGACACGGGGAATCGACTGGTGGTGCGATTGACGGGAACCGAATCGAATCGGAATGCCATCGCCACAACAGTACGCCTGAAAGCAGGCGGGCAGTCGCTGATGCGTCAGTTGACTGCGGGAGACGGATACCAGGCGAGTAATGAAAGGGTGCTGGTATTTGGTCTGGGACCTGACCAGCAGGTCTCAGAACTGGAGGTCAGCTGGCCATCCGGACTCAAACAGCGCTTTACCGGAATCGCTGCGAATCAGGAACTGCATCTGATTGAAGGACAGGCAGAACCATTTCGGATCCGTAGCTATGAATAG
- a CDS encoding DUF481 domain-containing protein, with protein sequence MGCFHLITGRKYRWYSLRIMMLWLMVCSLGNVLSAAETGPAETLYLKSGEFLAGESVGFESGKILFQLTDGSVRKVLLEDVDRLEYAELATDPDAPPPGEELLVSNENVELPPLPAMINQTPVPQPIGVSPEFGDVEDENTSPWDRVENYYDTCWEYAEIWTKRMEIGGTFLAGNTQRDYVTTALQLEKSDDDNQFLFEIGGRWGQSNGIRDANRWYGNATLDVARTTKWIVFVTNKNVYDEFENLDWRGTISSGLGYRFVNEKDRRLIVRVGPGGTHEIYNDPSMRRTTLDVFAEIEFHWPLGDHAKLEHKQTWTPSVDNIQILRLTSETGILFKLDNKDRWNLRLGLLQVYNSYPNAGRKKNDFTGTVSLVYTRK encoded by the coding sequence ATGGGTTGTTTCCACCTCATTACAGGAAGAAAATATCGCTGGTACAGCCTGCGGATAATGATGCTCTGGCTGATGGTCTGTAGCCTGGGTAATGTGCTATCTGCTGCAGAGACGGGACCAGCGGAAACGCTTTATCTTAAAAGTGGGGAGTTCCTGGCGGGAGAAAGCGTCGGTTTTGAGTCGGGCAAGATCCTGTTCCAGCTGACTGATGGAAGTGTCCGTAAAGTTTTGCTGGAAGACGTGGATCGGCTCGAATACGCTGAATTGGCGACCGACCCCGATGCTCCGCCCCCGGGTGAGGAACTGCTGGTCAGTAACGAGAACGTGGAACTTCCCCCGCTGCCGGCCATGATCAATCAGACACCGGTTCCCCAGCCGATTGGCGTTTCACCGGAGTTCGGTGATGTTGAAGATGAAAATACGTCCCCCTGGGATCGGGTGGAAAACTATTATGACACCTGCTGGGAATACGCTGAAATCTGGACCAAGCGGATGGAGATTGGCGGAACTTTTCTGGCTGGAAATACGCAGCGGGATTATGTCACCACCGCACTGCAACTGGAGAAGTCCGATGATGATAACCAGTTTCTGTTTGAGATCGGTGGTCGCTGGGGGCAGTCCAATGGTATTCGCGATGCCAACCGCTGGTACGGTAATGCGACTCTGGACGTGGCGCGCACCACGAAGTGGATTGTCTTCGTAACGAATAAGAACGTTTACGACGAGTTTGAGAATCTGGACTGGCGGGGTACGATTTCCAGTGGTCTTGGTTACCGTTTTGTCAATGAAAAAGATCGCCGATTGATCGTGCGTGTTGGTCCCGGTGGTACGCACGAAATTTATAACGATCCCAGTATGCGACGAACCACGCTCGACGTCTTTGCCGAAATCGAATTCCACTGGCCCTTAGGCGACCATGCGAAACTCGAGCACAAACAGACCTGGACTCCCAGTGTGGACAATATCCAGATTCTCCGTCTGACAAGCGAAACCGGGATCCTGTTCAAACTGGACAACAAAGACCGCTGGAACCTGCGGCTGGGACTGTTACAGGTTTACAACTCTTATCCCAACGCGGGCCGTAAGAAGAACGATTTTACCGGAACGGTCTCCCTGGTTTACACGCGAAAATAA